DNA from Serinibacter salmoneus:
GGGACGGGCGCGCGCCGTCGTTGTCATGGAGTTCCGCGACGATGAATGTCAGTGAGACATGGGAGTCTTGACGCTGTGAAGCCACTCGATCCGCGCCTGCTTCGCCAGGCGCGTTCGGCCCGCCGCTACGTGATCGTCACCGCGGTGCTCTCGGTGCTGTCCACCCTGTGCGTGATCGTGCAGGCCTTCGCGATCGCCCGTGCCGTCGCCCCCGTGGCGCAGGGCCGGGCGGGGCTCGCGGACGTCTCCGGGCCGATCCTCGTGCTGGCCGGCGCCGTGCTCGCGCGCACCGCGCTCACCGCGCTGCGGGACCGGATCGGCGCCGCCAGCGCGGTGGCCACCGTGGGCGACCTGCGCGGCCGTCTGCTGCGCCACACCGCCGCCATGCCGCACCGCTGGCGCCTGGAGCACGCCGACGAGGTCTCCGTGCTCGCCGCCCGCGGGCTGGACGACCTCGTGCCCTACATCACCGGGTTCCTCCCCCAGCTCCTGCTCACGGCGATCCTCACCCCGATCGCGCTGGTGGTGGTCCTCTCGCAGGACCTGGTCTCCGGGCTCATCATCGCCGCGACGATCCCCCTGATCCCGCTGTTCATGTGGCTCATCGGGGTCACCACCCGGCAGTTCTCCGAGAAGCGCCTCGCCGCACTGGAGCAGCAGGGCGCGCAACTGCTCGACCTGCTCGCGGGGCTCACCACGCTGCGCGCCCTCGGCCGCGAGATCGGCCCGGGCGTGCGGGTGCGCCGGCTCGGCGAGGAGTACAAGCGCACCACCATGTCCACCCTGCGGGTGGCGTTCCTCTCCGGGGCGGTACTGGAACTGCTCGCCTCGCTCGCGGTGGCGCTGGTGGCCGTGGAGATCGGGATGCGGCTGGTGTACGGCAACATCGACCTGACCACGGGCCTGACGGTGCTGATCCTCGCGCCGGAGATCTACCTGCCGTTGCGCGCCGTCGGGCAGCAGTTCCACGCCTCCACCGACGGCGTCACCGCGGCCGCGCGCACCTTCGACCTGCTGGAGACCCAGCCCCCGGCCGACGGCACCCGGGACGTGCCAGCGTGGGAGGCCATCGACCTGGTGGAGGTGGGGGTACTCGCGGGCTCCCGCGGCTACCTCGCCCCGGCCGACCTGTCGCTGCGGATCCAGCCCGGGCGGATCCACGCGCTCGCCGGGCCCTCCGGCAGCGGGAAGACCACCACCGCGATGGCGCTGCTGCGCCAACAGGGGCTGGATCGCGGGCGGATCACGCTGCTGCACGACGGCGCAGCCACCGATCTCGCGGACGTCACCGCGCAGCGGTGGTGGCAGCAGGCCTCCTGGGTGCCCCAGCGCGTGCTGACGCAGGGCGGGACCCTGGCCGAGCACCTCGACCCAAGCGGGCTGCGCAGCGCGGCGATGCGTGACCAGGCCGCGGCGCGCACCGGGTTGCTTCAGGTGGTGCAAAGCCTGCCGCAGGGCTGGGACACGCCGCTCGCCGCCGGGGAGGGCGGGCTCAGCTCGGGGCTCTCGGTGGGGCAGACGCAGCGCCTGGAGCTCACCCGCGCGCTGCTGCGCGGCTCGCGCCTGGTGGTGCTGGACGAGCCGACGGCCCACCTCTCGGCGGCGGACGAGGCCGAGATCCTCACCGGGTTGCGGGCGGTGGCTGATTCAGGCGCGGCCGTGGTGGTCATCGCGCACCGCGAGGCCACGCTCGCGTTCGCGGACGAGGTTACCCACGTGCACGGGGAGGTGCTGGTGTGAACACGCTGCTCGCCGACCTGCGCGACCTGCGCCCCGTGCTGGGCCTGATGCGCATCCGCCGCGCGATGGTGGCGCGGGCGATCGCGCTCGGCTCCCTCACCCTAGGCGCATCCGTGGCCCTCTCGGGGGTCTCTGCGTGGCTGATCGTGCGCGCCAGTCAGATGCCCCCGGTGATGTTCCTCAACGTGGCCGCCGTGGGGGTGCGGTTCTTCGGGATCCTGCGTGGGGTCTCGCGCTACCTGGAGCGTCTCGCCTCGCACGATGTGGCGCTCGAGGGTGTGGTGAACCTGCGCACCACCCTGTACGAGCGGCTCGCCACCGGGCGCACCGAGCGGATCGCGGCGCTGCGCCGCGGGGATCTGCTGGCCCGCACCGGGGTGGACGTGGACGACGTGGGCGACGTGGTGGTGCGCGGCATCGTGCCGGCCGCCGCGGCCGTGGTGGTGAGCCTCGGCTCGGTGATCGCGGTCGCGTTCTTCAACCCCCTCTCCGCGCTGATCCTGTTGGTGATGCTCGCCGTGAGCGCCCTGGTGGTGCCGGTCCTGGCCGCCCGCGCCGACACGGAGGCGGAACAGGCGCGGGTGGCGGAGCGCACCGCGGTGGGCACCGCCACCGAGACCCTCATCACCCGTGCCGCGGACCTCGCGCTCTCCGGCCGCACCGAGACCGAACTCGCGCGGCTGGAGGCGGCCCACCGGCGCAGCGCCGCGGTGGAGAACCGGGCCGCGCGCCCGCTCGCCGCCTCGGCGGCGATCGCGGTCCTCACCACGGGGCTCTCGGTGATCGGGGCGCTGCTGGTCGCGATCCCGGCACACGTCTCGGGTGCCCTGACCGCCACCGAGCTCGGTGTGGTGGTGCTGCTCCCGCTCGCGGCATTCGAGGCCACGACGGCGCTGCCGGCCGCGGCGAGTCAGGTGCACCGCTCGGCGGCTGCGGCGCGGCGGATCGCCGACCTGCTCGGGCCGGAGGGCATGGCGGCCTCACCCGAGGAGGCCACCGCCCCCGGGGCGGATGACTGCGCAACCCCGGCTGCGCCGTCGGGCAGCCCTCTTGGCGATGGCCTGCGGGCGGAGGCCCTGCGCTACGGCTGGCCCGGCCACGCCCCGCTCGGCGAGGTCACCCTGGAGGTCGGCCCGGGGCGGAGCCTGGCGATCGTGGGCCCCTCCGGGGTCGGCAAGACCACCCTGCTGCTCACCCTCGCCGGCATGTTGCCCGCCGCCGGGGGCAGTGTGCGGCTGGACGGGCTGGACCCCTACGGCCTGCGCGGCGCGGAGCGCACCCGGCACGTGGCGCTGACCGCCGAGGACGCGCACGTGTTCACCACCACCGTGCTGGAGAACCTGCGCGCGGCCCGCGGCGACGTCACCACCCAGGAGGCCTGGGAGGCGCTGCACCGCGCCGGCCTGGAGGAGTGGGTCTCCGCCCTGCCCGCGGGACTGGACGAGCCGATCGGGCCGGAGACGGTCTCCGGTGGCGAGCGTCGCCGGCTGTTGATTGCCCGTGCCCTGGTCTCCCGCGCGCCGCTGCTGCTGCTGGACGAACCGGCGGAACACCTCTCGGCCGAGGTGGCCCATGCGCTCATGACCGACCTGCTCGGCCTGACGAGCGAGGGCCTCGCGGTCGTGGTGGTGACGCACCACACCTCCGCGCTCGAGCACGCCGATGAGATCCTCACCCTCACGCCCGGCACTGCGGGCGAGACCCCCCGGCCCGATCCCACCCTGGAGACCACCCCATGAGCCTGCCCGTCTCCCCCAGCCTGCTCACCCGTCTGCTGCGGCTCGCGGGGCACCTGGATGCCGCGCAGGCACTGGCCGAACTTGTCAGCGCCGCCGCGGATCACACCGGCGCCAAGTACGCCGCGATCGCCTCCATCGACGCGTTCGGCGAGACCACGGAGTTCCATCAGCGCGGCATCGACGAGGAGACCGCCGCCGTGCTGGGGCGCCCGCCCCGGGGGCACGGCGTGCTCGGCGCCCTCCCCGACGACGGCGTGTTGCTGCTGGAGGATCTCACCGCGCACCCGGACTTCGGGGGCTTCCCGCCCGGTCACCCGCCGATGCACGCCTTCCTCGGGGTGAACGTGACGCTCGGCGGTGAGGTGCTCGGGCGGCTGTACCTCGCGGAGAAGGACGGCGGCTTCACCGATCAGGATGTCGAGACGGTGCAACTGTTGGCGGCGGCGGCCGCCGTCGCCATCGACAACGCGCAGTTGTACGACCAGGCGCAGCGCCGCGAGAAGTGGCTGGAGGCATCCCAGGAGATCACCACGATGCTGCTGGAGGGCTCGGAGGAGGAGGACGTGCTGCAACTCGTGGCGCGCCGCACCCGCGAGGCCGCCGACGCCGACGCGGCCGTGATCGTGCTGCCCTCCGTGGAGGACTGGGTGGTGGAGATCGTGGAGGGCGCCGGGGCGGCGTCCCTGCTCGGCCAGCAACTGCCCACGCGCGGGCCGGCGATCCAGACCGTGCGATCCGGGGTGGGGCGGATCGTGGAGTCCATCTCGCGCCAGGCCGCCTCGTTCGTACCACCGGCACGGCGGTTCGAGCGCGCCCTGTACGCGCCGCTGCGCGCCCGCGGCTCGCAGGAGTCGACCACGACCGTGGGCATCCTCATCCTGTTCCGCAATCCCGGCCGGGTGCCGTTCACGCAGGAGGACCTCGAGATCGCGCACGACTTCGGCTCCCAGGCGGCGCTGGCGCTGCGGCTCGCGGCGGCCCGCCACGCCGAGGACGTCGCCTCCCTGCTGTCCGAGCGCAACCGGATCGCCCGCGACCTGCACGATCTGGCGATCCAGCAGCTCTTCGCCACCGGGATGCGCCTGGAGCGGGCACGCTCGATGCTGGCGAGCAGCGCCACGGCCGTGGTGCACCCCACCGCGGCGCAGGTGCACGACGAGATCGAGGAGGCGATCGACGGCGTGGACGAGGCCGTGCGCCAGATCCGCGGCATCGTGCGCTCCCTGCGCGATCGCGACGAGCAGCTGCCGGTGGTGGAGCGCCTGGTGCGGGAGGCCTCACTCGCGCGCGCGAGCCTGGGCTATGCCCCCTCCATGCTGCTCACCTTGGACGGTCGGGACGTGTCCCAGGTGGACGCGGGCGACGAGGACGCCACCGAGATCGATGCGCGCCTGGGCGAACAGCTCGGCGACGACGTGGTGGCGGTGGTCCGCGAGGGACTGTCCAACGTGGCGCGCCACGCGGCGGCGACGAGCGCCCGCGTGGAGGTGCAGATCGAGACCCGCACGGTGCAGGTGATCGTCACCGACGACGGCCGCGGGCCCGACCCCGAGGTGGACCGCCGCAGCGGGCTGGCCAACCTGGTCGCCCGGGCCGAGGAGCACGACGGCGCAGCCCGCCTCTCCCCCGTGCCCGAGGGTGGTTCGCGGCTGGTGTGGGAGGCCTGGATCGGCTGAGCCGCCCGC
Protein-coding regions in this window:
- the cydD gene encoding thiol reductant ABC exporter subunit CydD, which gives rise to MKPLDPRLLRQARSARRYVIVTAVLSVLSTLCVIVQAFAIARAVAPVAQGRAGLADVSGPILVLAGAVLARTALTALRDRIGAASAVATVGDLRGRLLRHTAAMPHRWRLEHADEVSVLAARGLDDLVPYITGFLPQLLLTAILTPIALVVVLSQDLVSGLIIAATIPLIPLFMWLIGVTTRQFSEKRLAALEQQGAQLLDLLAGLTTLRALGREIGPGVRVRRLGEEYKRTTMSTLRVAFLSGAVLELLASLAVALVAVEIGMRLVYGNIDLTTGLTVLILAPEIYLPLRAVGQQFHASTDGVTAAARTFDLLETQPPADGTRDVPAWEAIDLVEVGVLAGSRGYLAPADLSLRIQPGRIHALAGPSGSGKTTTAMALLRQQGLDRGRITLLHDGAATDLADVTAQRWWQQASWVPQRVLTQGGTLAEHLDPSGLRSAAMRDQAAARTGLLQVVQSLPQGWDTPLAAGEGGLSSGLSVGQTQRLELTRALLRGSRLVVLDEPTAHLSAADEAEILTGLRAVADSGAAVVVIAHREATLAFADEVTHVHGEVLV
- the cydC gene encoding thiol reductant ABC exporter subunit CydC, producing MNTLLADLRDLRPVLGLMRIRRAMVARAIALGSLTLGASVALSGVSAWLIVRASQMPPVMFLNVAAVGVRFFGILRGVSRYLERLASHDVALEGVVNLRTTLYERLATGRTERIAALRRGDLLARTGVDVDDVGDVVVRGIVPAAAAVVVSLGSVIAVAFFNPLSALILLVMLAVSALVVPVLAARADTEAEQARVAERTAVGTATETLITRAADLALSGRTETELARLEAAHRRSAAVENRAARPLAASAAIAVLTTGLSVIGALLVAIPAHVSGALTATELGVVVLLPLAAFEATTALPAAASQVHRSAAAARRIADLLGPEGMAASPEEATAPGADDCATPAAPSGSPLGDGLRAEALRYGWPGHAPLGEVTLEVGPGRSLAIVGPSGVGKTTLLLTLAGMLPAAGGSVRLDGLDPYGLRGAERTRHVALTAEDAHVFTTTVLENLRAARGDVTTQEAWEALHRAGLEEWVSALPAGLDEPIGPETVSGGERRRLLIARALVSRAPLLLLDEPAEHLSAEVAHALMTDLLGLTSEGLAVVVVTHHTSALEHADEILTLTPGTAGETPRPDPTLETTP
- a CDS encoding GAF domain-containing sensor histidine kinase, whose protein sequence is MSLPVSPSLLTRLLRLAGHLDAAQALAELVSAAADHTGAKYAAIASIDAFGETTEFHQRGIDEETAAVLGRPPRGHGVLGALPDDGVLLLEDLTAHPDFGGFPPGHPPMHAFLGVNVTLGGEVLGRLYLAEKDGGFTDQDVETVQLLAAAAAVAIDNAQLYDQAQRREKWLEASQEITTMLLEGSEEEDVLQLVARRTREAADADAAVIVLPSVEDWVVEIVEGAGAASLLGQQLPTRGPAIQTVRSGVGRIVESISRQAASFVPPARRFERALYAPLRARGSQESTTTVGILILFRNPGRVPFTQEDLEIAHDFGSQAALALRLAAARHAEDVASLLSERNRIARDLHDLAIQQLFATGMRLERARSMLASSATAVVHPTAAQVHDEIEEAIDGVDEAVRQIRGIVRSLRDRDEQLPVVERLVREASLARASLGYAPSMLLTLDGRDVSQVDAGDEDATEIDARLGEQLGDDVVAVVREGLSNVARHAAATSARVEVQIETRTVQVIVTDDGRGPDPEVDRRSGLANLVARAEEHDGAARLSPVPEGGSRLVWEAWIG